One stretch of Nicotiana tabacum cultivar K326 chromosome 18, ASM71507v2, whole genome shotgun sequence DNA includes these proteins:
- the LOC107775319 gene encoding uncharacterized protein LOC107775319: protein MAMTYFLSSLLFLAIINGIHAVNYSVTIKTASGARFDRDIGGQYTLQTLDSATNFICNDILKINCPINRKDVQHISIFVADDMDGDDVAYQDNNEIQVNSRYIEGYSGDVKREITGVLYHEMTHVWQWKGNGQATQGLVEGVADYVRLKAGFAPSHWVMSGQGSSWDQGYDVTARFLDYCNSLKDGFVVELNKKMRDAYSDSYFCDMLGKSVDQLWEDYKATFTY from the exons ATGGCTATGACCTACTTTTTAAGTTCTTTGTTATTCCTTGCAATCATCAATGGAATCCATGCAGTGAACTACTCAGTCACCATTAAGACTGCATCCGGTGCTCGATTTGACCGAGACATTGGTGGCCAATACACCCTTCAAACTCTTGATTCTGCCACCAATTTCATCTGTAACGATATCCTCAAGATCAACTGCCCCATCAACCGCAAAGATGTCCAACACATCAGCATATTCGTCGCTGATGACATGGATGGAGACGACGTTGCATATCAAGACAACAATGAGATCCAAGTCAATTCCAG GTACATAGAAGGTTACTCTGGTGATGTGAAAAGAGAAATCACTGGAGTGTTGTATCATGAAATGACCcatgtttggcagtggaaaggTAATGGACAAGCTACTCAAGGATTAGTTGAAGGAGTTGCTGATTATGTGAGGCTCAAAGCTGGGTTTGCACCTAGTCATTGGGTGATGTCTGGCCAAGGTAGCAGTTGGGACCAAGGCTACGACGTGACAGCTCGGTTTCTTGATTACTGCAATTCTCTTAAAGATGGGTTCGTGGTGGAACTCAACAAGAAGATGAGAGATGCTTATAGCGATAGCTATTTCTGTGACATGCTAGGAAAATCTGTGGATCAGCTCTGGGAGGATTACAAGGCTACATTTACGTATTAG